In Rhopalosiphum padi isolate XX-2018 chromosome 3, ASM2088224v1, whole genome shotgun sequence, the genomic stretch aaaaagaaaaatgaaatagAACATTGGTACCATTTGCATAatcaattttgttaataatttcatcAATAACATCTAACGCAAAGTTGAGTTCCTCCACTGGTTTGTTATTTTCGAACAAAATGTTAATGGAATTGTTCATTTCCTCGTGCACAtgctaaaaattgtataataatttataaataggttgGAACCCAAATTGGTTAAGTTCCTAAtggaacatttataaaacaattggaaatattttaatctatttgaaCAGAATAACAAGTACTTGATTGAAATAATCGTCGTCGCTGTCCTCGTCTGTGTTGCTTAAATCGTTGAAGGCGGCACCGTCGGTGTCCGAGCGGAGGTGATGTCTGCGACGGATATATCGGTGACGAAGCGTTGCGACTAAATGGTCTTGGGTCGTCTCCGCCTTCAGCCGGTTGTGCAACAGCGTGACGCGTCGGCTAGGAGGCGGAGACCTGATGACTTGGAGCCAAGGGAAATCGTCACTGAACCTTAACAAACCGCCGATGTTGTTCGACCCCATGTGAAATTTTGTTGAAACTGACGGTGACGGTAAGTGAAGCGATGACTAGTGACAACGAGCGTGAGCGCGTGGTTATAGGTTGTGCGGCCGCGCCGAAATCAATCGCGATCGTAGACGCGGCTGATTATCGGACAAAAAATAGATACCGAACGAGAGCCAAAGGCGGCGGTACCGAATCGCTGTGCGCGTCGTTTCGGTGGAGAGCGTCGGATACGGGGCAAGCACGTGGTTTGAGGATAATAGAACGGACCGAAACGCGGGCGGGCTGATCGGATAATACGGATCGACCAGTGTTATCGTGCGCTGCCGACGTCGCGATCAACAGGCCGTACTACGCGCATGCGTTCTAAGTTCTAACCTCACCAAACCTCTatcacaaaataacaaaaaaaaaaagctgaTTTACAGAATAACCAGAAGGGACACGTTTTTAGTCTAACACGGGTTCTTATGGGGCACAGATATGCTACACCTGTTGATATATCAGTGTGACCAGTGGAAAGGTAATTTTCCATTATCGGCGCCACTCCAACGTTCCGTGCGCCATGTCAGCCCGTAAatcagcttttttttttatctttgtcCTCCGAGTCACGCCGATAACGTCTTTACCCGCGTTTTTCGGCCATGCCAACGTTTTCCTGTCGTCGTGgtgattttgtgattttgataGAGGTTTGGTGAGGTTAGAACTTAGAACGCATGCGCGTAGTACGGCCTGTTGATCGCGACGTCGGCAGCGCACGATAACACTGGTCGATCCGTATTATCCGATCAGCCCGCCCGCGTTTCGGTCCGTTCTATTATCCTCAAACCACGTGCTTGCCCCCGTATCCGACGCTCTCCACCGAAACGACGCGCACAGCGATTCGGTACCGCCGCCTTTGGCTCTCGTTCGGTATCTATTTTTTGTCCGATAATCAGCCGCGTCTACGAATCGCGATTGATTTCGGCGCGGCCGCACAACCTATAACCACGCGCTCACGCTCGTTGTCACTAGTCATCGCTTCACTTACCGTCACCGTCAGTTTCAACAAAATTTCACATGGGGTCGAACAACATCGGCGGTTTGTTAAGGTTCAGTGACGATTTCCCTTGGCTCCAAGTCATCAGGTCTCCGCCTCCTAGCCGACGCGTCACGCTGTTGCACAACCGGCTGAAGGCGGAGACGACCCAAGACCATTTAGTCGCAACGCTTCGTCACCGATATATCCGTCGCAGACATCACCTCCGCTCGGACACCGACGGTGCCGCCTTCAACGATTTAAGCAACACAGACGAGGACAGCGACGACGATTATTTCAATCAAGTACTTGTTATTCTGttcaaatagattaaaatatttccaattgttttataaatgttccaTTAGGAACTTAACCCAATTTGGGTTCcaacctatttataaattattatacaatttttagcaTGTGCACGAGGAAATGAACAATTCCATTAACATTTTGTTCGAAAATAACAAACCAGTGGAGGAACTCAACTTTGCGTTAGATGTTATTgatgaaattattaacaaaattgatTATGCAAATGGTACCAATGTTctatttcatttttctttttatccgtataaacatattaatctaACAAAGTATTTTTCAGAGTTTGTAAAGCTTGGCGGTTTCCATATCTTTTTTACCTTGCTTTCGTTCAGAGCATTCGTCTGTGCGTatcaaaatatgcaattttatttttaaattggttcAGAATAATCCATTCTGCCAGAACAAGTTCAtggaaaatacaaatacaattgttAATACAAAACTTCAAGCTTTGATGTATTTGGTAgaaaatgataatgattatgaaGTGCGTACCAAGGCACTATTTGCAATTTACGGTGAGTCACTATTAACATGTTgtgatcaatttaataattgtattttgataatatcaattgtttaatatttaaatttcttaggTCTTGTTCATAGAAACGTATCTGTGTTTTGGCAATTCATTGCACATGGAGGAAAAGATTTAATTCTTAATTCATTGCAAACATCCATTAATAAATTGAAGATTAAAgcggtattattaattttctcaaCAGTTTGTAATATGGGTAATGTTGTAGCGGGTAAGTTATGATTGGTATTAATACTGCTATGcagcttttaaaataaataatattttcagaactGTATATTGATAATGGAGTTGTTGAAATTATTAGTTCAATAATCATGGGCATGGAAAATATTGTTGATTCAAATCATCATACCTTGGTTTTATTAACATTGAACCAATTCATCCATTTATCACCAGTCAGAGTCAAAGAAATATGCTCTTCGGTAGAAGATTTTAAGCAAGCATTGATTTCATTACgagatttatattcaaataaatcaaaatatgaggcaagttattttgttaatggttttttgactaaataatacatatttgtaccCAAAAATCATCAATCTTTATGTTATAATTGAAACAAAACTTCAGAAATACcgttaacaaaaattatattgaatattatagttgtaggtacaatatgaattaataatatgtgtatagtgtatatggtgtaagaatatatttatataaatatgaaattaatatacataggtgtaataaaaaataaagtaatagaaatgataacattataaaatgaaattacaaattatattacaagttTGTTtagtatcaaatataaaaaagtaaaaaaaaaaatatagcagaATATTATCTAATGAAGTtaacatattttggtaaattaatttaacaaatagaatgtgagttttgtaaaaaaaaaattattgactgtttttaacattgaatttaaaaaaaattttctaataaagaggaatatattttatattgaatagtttaaataaacaatttaaatctagatattttttacaagtttttaggaaagtaatattgaaaatttctaaaattccatttataacttttacaatattatgtttttactcttaatttaaaaaaaataaatagtgagAGTATTGGATAGATTCGAGGTTTTGAGTAATTGTTAAAGGACTAAGAAACTAGATAATAGTAAAGCATATTCTGTATTCTAATTGAGATCAAAATTAAGGGGATTGAAACCGATGATTTTCTGTCTTTGTCTAACACACACGCAACATAGGATTATAGATATGTTCTATTTCAAACGTACCGATTGATATAATGAAGCGATAAGAATTCTGAATACAGATTTGAATTCGTCATAAAGTCTACTTGATTTCctcacatttttgattttatcctCCCAAAATCCGAAAAacgttacattaaaaattgacatatttcaatttttggagtagtaaaaatcaaaaaatcaaaaatatggaAAAGTCATATTCAGAATTCTCATCGCTTCATAATATCAATCGGGTGCGTTGGAAATAGAACACGTCGATAATCCTATGTTGCGTGTGTGTTCGACATAGACAGAAAATCATCGCTTCCAATCCCCTTaagataaatttcaatttttttcaatgcaAATGGGTTATTAAATCTGAGTGACAGTGTTTAAGAAAACCTAGTTTTGaggatgatttatttaaaatgtttcttttatgttcattaaattttaattttgtatcaaataaaataactatatcacCTAATGACACATGTTGTATctatactttaattaaaaataaaattacgattagtatttgttttatattaaaaagcaTTACGGAGCATTAGTTTAAATTGAGTTCAATATCATTATATGaacatcaattaaaaatgttatccaaGTCTAAATgaaattctaaatttctaaatcagcaaaaagtaatatttttgagtgtcttaaaattgtaaaattataatttatgcataattcaaataaaatgggAGAATACCTTTGAGTATTCCGGTTGTTCAgtgtttttaaagaaaattataatatttaacaaagtgttattattaatgAGGGTTAAGATTTCTATgcttttgcatgtttttttcctTAAGTCCAAATTGTTTGGTTGTCAAATATGTCCACGATTTAGTTTATTcttgattaaataatagtacaatttttttttgcatattttgaacataatgcatataattgcatgtatataaatttttgattatcttgttaattttaactagtatttattaataaacgtgTATAATTAATCGTTTATTTGTTGAATTGTTGGAAATATACAacctatttaaactaaaatgaaCTTAATACAAAGGAAGATTACTAAGGGAtttaaaacatttctaaaaatgtgtaacatattataaatagtgaTTATAAAACGGaagaaataaatgttaatgttaGGTACTCGTACTTTAGATCCGGAATAAATCATGTCATTTAATTATGCTCCAACAACATTGTGTGATATGGAAAGCAGTTTCGTCCAATATAAATCTTTGATTTAATTGCCGGTCattcatatttgaaaatttaaaaaaaacataatttaataatagcatgtaatattattaacaactaatatttaaaaaaaattgtttttgcatagtttggtaaataaaatgcatattttacaattttttattgcatataaatccTAGCTCTAGTTATTATGACTGTAACCTTCTCGGTTCTTTCCCGTGTAAAACAGTTTGTGTtaagttttacatttataagacGGAGACGACACATGCAAgtgtggcgtcctcttaaaatGACTTATAGATTTAcagttaattacttattattaaacttgtTATCAAACTATTATCAGATTCTGCATGCATGgtcataaatgtttattatttttaaatatatattttttttaatttattctgaaatcaatacaaaattttttttaaatattataatatattttaattattttacaggaaGCAAAGGAACAAATTTTGTTGTTGATGGAAAAACTAACATTGTGAAAAGATAAAGCGGCACATTTCATTTTACTTATTTCATCatgatgtataattttttcatatctgTAATTgcttttaaaagaaattaaacttatggtttataatgctattaattttaatttgtttaattttttttttagaataatatattattttaaaaataattattctatttccAAAGTTgaccattatatttaattaaaatggatATAATGGGTGTATAAAATAAGATGTTTATTGAATGTGTGTAATTGATGTATTTGTTATGGGAAAACAAAGAAGtaacaaactaaaatatagGAAATTTAACTTAGATTGAACTTATTCCAAAAATGTGTTGCCAtttctcaataatttaaatgctattttaaatttattatcaacctaatgacataattaaaaatgtatgaaacattttatattattattgaatagttcATATTATTGTCTGTGATGAATCtaacttataaaatagatatCCACAAGACAAGATTTTCTTTGAAAATTCATGTAATTCActaaaattctttaatattttacatgattcATAACATTGAtaacagttatattttaatattaaaattgtcttatgaacaataattgttgtatatttctaaatttcttctgaattattttgaattctaGTACAAAATGAccttaattaatacattttgttaatttgttttaactttCAATAAGttttgtataacaaaaataaacagttgGTTTAAGACCTGTTACTAACTACAAAAATGTAGTTTCCAaatgtaactaaaataaaatagtaatattaaaaaaagtataataaatcataatctctgttatcataattaaaagtttgaatttaaatgtgtttttcatttataaatggttttaaaagGTCTATTAAAGCACTTTTATTCAcatgaatgtatttttatgatatacttaGTTTATAATAACCTCTCAGCTAG encodes the following:
- the LOC132927594 gene encoding LOW QUALITY PROTEIN: uncharacterized protein LOC132927594 (The sequence of the model RefSeq protein was modified relative to this genomic sequence to represent the inferred CDS: deleted 1 base in 1 codon), whose protein sequence is MGSNNIGGLLRFSDDFPWLQVIRSPPPSRRVTLLHNRLKAETTQDHLVATLRHRYIRRRHHLRSDTDGAAFNDLSNTDEDSDDDYFNQHVHEEMNNSINILFENNKPVEELNFALDVIDEIINKIDYANEFVKLGGFHIFLPCFRSEHSSVRIKICNFIFKLVQNNPFCQNKFMENTNTIVNTKLQALMYLVENDNDYEVRTKALFAIYGLVHRNVSVFWQFIAHGGKDLILNSLQTSINKLKIKAVLLIFSTVCNMGNVVAELYIDNGVVEIISSIIMGMENIVDSNHHTLVLLTLNQFIHLSPVRVKEICSSVEDFKQALISLRDLYSNKSKYEATKEQILLLMEKLTL